GCAACGCATAAGGTATCATCTAtttatttaaaagttataaagATTAAATTAATTGCGTGTTTGAAATCATGTCAAAATCTAAGACGTATTGCTGTTCAGAATCAGGACTGATAATGACTTGATGATGTGAGCGATCCTGATCATCGTAACAAACGAAGTTTCCGCGTTGACGCCAACTTCGCTGGTGCCGCTATAAAAAGGCACTCGTGAGCTCATCGCTTCCGatcgcctcttcttcctcctggcTTCCGTATCTTGGACGTACGTACCCAACTTACTGTATGCGGCTCCGCTGGCCTCGACACCATTTTTGCCTTGCATgacctccgccgccgcgccgccaacaTCGCTGCACCGCCCGGCGGTGAGCGCCACACACGGAGCCAGAGCGTCCGTCGCGGCGTCGAGCAACAGGGTGCACCTTGGTAACCTCGAGCACCTCTTCCGAAGCCGCGGTGCCGTCGAGAGCAGTGGGACTGCCGCGGCGCCTGTGCAGCCGGCACGCAGGAAGCAGCAGGCACCGCTGCTGCGGCTGCCGTCCTTCTTCAAGCGGGCCAAGGGCGACTTCGCCGTGGCCAAGGAGGAGCAGGTGGACTTGTCGCCGCGCCTGTTCCAGCCGGTGCCGCCCGACGGGCCGTCGCCGCGTGGGGACATCGCGGCGTCGTGGCGGCGGCTGCACGGCGAGGACGGCTGGCGCGGCCTGCTTGACCCGCTGCACCCGGACCTCCGCCGCGAGATCGTCCGCTACGGGGAGTTCGTCGACGCCGCGTACGGCGCGTTCCTTTCCCAGCCCGACGCCACGCCGGGCGACCTCGCCGCCCCCGTGCACGTCCCGCTCCAGGACGCGGCCTACCGCGTCACGGCGCCACTATTCGCAACCTCGTCCGTGGGCTTCCCGTCCTGGCTCGCGCTTGCCGCGCCGTGCGCCGCGCAGCGCACGAGCCTCGTCGGGTACGTGGCCGtgtgtgacagccccgacgaggtCCGACGTATGGGCCGGCGCGACATAATCATCGCACTCCGTGGGACCTGCACGGTCCTTGAGTGGGCTGAGAACTTCCGCGCCGGTCTCGTCCCGGCCACCGAAGCGGTTGACGCCGCAGCTTCGGCGGTCTCCGCCTCCGACGCAAAGGTGGAGTGCGGGTTCCGGAACCTTTACAAGACAGCCGGCGACGGTTCGCCGAGCTTGTCAGAGATGGTCGTCACCGAAGTGCGCAGACTACTGAAAAAGTACGAGGGAGAGGAGGTGAGCATCACGGTGACGGGTCACAGCCTGGGGGCGGCGCTGGCGGTGCTGATCGCCGACGAGCTCGCGGGCCACGGCGACGCGCCGAAGCCAGTGACGGTGTTTTCGTTCGGGGGACCGAGGGTGGGGAACCGCGCGTTCGCGGAGCGCGTGGAGGCCCGGGGCGCGCGCGTGCTCCGCGTGGTGAACGCGCACGACGTCGTGCCGCACCTCCCGCCGCGGCCCGGCGGCCGGTGGTACGCTGATATCGGCCGCGAGCTCCGCCTTGACAGCCGCGCATCCCCGTACCTCCGTCCCGATGCCGACGCCGCCTGCTGCCACGACCTGGAAGCGTACATCCACCTCGTCGACGGCTTCCTCAGCTCGCACTGCCCCTTCCGCGCCAACGCCAAGCGCAGCATTCTGCGGCTGCTCAAGAACCAGGGTGGCAACGTCAAGCAGCTCTACATCAGCAAGGCCATGGACATGCGCGCCCGGCTCGACGCCGGTGGCGCCGTTGACATGCCTGGCTCGCCGCTCAGTCGTCTCGGTGCGCCGAGCACCGTGCTTGAGTGCGTGCACTGAGTACGACGACGGACCGGCGGGAAATGTCGGCGGCACCGTGTTTGGTCTCTTGTTCAGGGCGGGTAAAAGCAGCTGACTTTTGATATTCTTTTAGAATATATAGCCGGTCCTCAAGTTTTACCAAGTAAAGATGATAATGATGTGTTGCTTTGATCAGCAGACACAGAATTGGTGTGCACATCAAAGTCACAAGAAGACTTGTGCAGCTCAAGATTTGTTGATTTATTGGTATTTATGTACAAAAACAGTGGTGTTGCCTACGTGTGAAAGGGCGATCCATCGGAGATCCCGCTGTCAGCGAGTGGATAATACTACTACGTCCAGATACATCGATTTCATCGTCGAGTAATTCTGGACAGAGGTAGTATGTTCATGTAAACCTGTCAATACAGATGTTTGTGATAAAGCATTGGTACTTGTCCTATATGATAATTGTGTAAGAAATTGTCGGTTCCACTATTTGTATGATACCTCAAATCTCATTTGCATTTTGTGAGCAACTAGCATTGTAGTCCTTGAAAATACGAGGGCGCCATCTTATGCAAACATTTTAATGTGTCGAAAGTATTGATTTTAGACTTATGAAacccacccctcccccaagtcaTTAGCCTCTCCATTGCAAAACACTCCTATAGGTATTCCTCGATCGATGATCATGTTAGTGCCTAATCATTCATCAGCCAAATTTGTTGTATGCCATATGTTAGCATTATTACTCATTCCCTAAGAGCAAAAGAAGGTAAGAGGCATTTTCTCACTAGTTATATTTTCTTGTAAGTCACTACTTGTGTCTAATAATTAGCACTATTCAAGAACTCGGCCGAGTTACCATTTAAATGCCCATTTAATCGCTACTCAATGCCTAACTGAGGCGAGTAGCATGTACTCGTTTCATTAAATGGTCAAGCTGATTAACTGGCATTTAATCGGTTGTCAGACGATTAATTGGTTGTCAAACCGATTATTCGGTGATGGGTCAGGTAACTGAAGCGGCATCCATAAATAGCATCCATAAAAAAAGCGGCAATCCAGGCCATTATGAGTTATGAGAAC
The sequence above is drawn from the Triticum aestivum cultivar Chinese Spring chromosome 7A, IWGSC CS RefSeq v2.1, whole genome shotgun sequence genome and encodes:
- the LOC123151358 gene encoding phospholipase A1-Ibeta2, chloroplastic, which encodes MTSAAAPPTSLHRPAVSATHGARASVAASSNRVHLGNLEHLFRSRGAVESSGTAAAPVQPARRKQQAPLLRLPSFFKRAKGDFAVAKEEQVDLSPRLFQPVPPDGPSPRGDIAASWRRLHGEDGWRGLLDPLHPDLRREIVRYGEFVDAAYGAFLSQPDATPGDLAAPVHVPLQDAAYRVTAPLFATSSVGFPSWLALAAPCAAQRTSLVGYVAVCDSPDEVRRMGRRDIIIALRGTCTVLEWAENFRAGLVPATEAVDAAASAVSASDAKVECGFRNLYKTAGDGSPSLSEMVVTEVRRLLKKYEGEEVSITVTGHSLGAALAVLIADELAGHGDAPKPVTVFSFGGPRVGNRAFAERVEARGARVLRVVNAHDVVPHLPPRPGGRWYADIGRELRLDSRASPYLRPDADAACCHDLEAYIHLVDGFLSSHCPFRANAKRSILRLLKNQGGNVKQLYISKAMDMRARLDAGGAVDMPGSPLSRLGAPSTVLECVH